From one Phocaeicola salanitronis DSM 18170 genomic stretch:
- the mobB gene encoding conjugal transfer protein MobB, with the protein MVAKISHGASLYGALAYNHEKVFQGTAEILSGHRMISDRPGLPSEDMRLALLSFENHLTVNRRTDKPVLHIALSPAPEDRLDNDRLAELAEKYMQKMGYGDQPFIVYRHGDTCNTHVHIVSVCIDDEGRKINDSYEHRRSMTACRELEQEFGLRNSADAERRNPKAELKKVDVSQGDICHQIGNTLKAVLESYRFQTFGEYSALLSTLNIEARQVRGDYKGTPYTGIIYSATDDSGKVIGPPIKSARFGKRFGNTGLSERMLRHTQDFKEGRWSPGISAKVIQAIRGAESEQEFRELLKQEHIDVVFRRNDTGRIYGVTFIDHERREAFNGSRMGKEFSANVFNDLVNQWKGIPWQDRQQSGPEELWKRYGYRMEEGSAFEQAAGISSFEANPAVDYEEEAFRRRMKRKKKPQKRKSRGI; encoded by the coding sequence ATGGTTGCAAAGATAAGTCACGGGGCAAGCCTTTACGGAGCACTGGCCTATAACCATGAAAAGGTATTTCAGGGGACAGCGGAAATCCTGTCCGGACACCGGATGATTTCCGACCGCCCGGGATTGCCGAGCGAGGACATGCGTCTGGCTCTCCTTTCATTTGAAAACCATCTGACGGTAAACAGGAGGACAGACAAGCCGGTCCTGCATATCGCCCTCAGTCCGGCACCGGAAGACAGGCTGGACAATGACAGGCTGGCGGAACTGGCAGAGAAATACATGCAGAAAATGGGATATGGAGACCAGCCGTTCATCGTGTACAGACATGGCGACACCTGCAACACGCACGTACATATCGTGAGTGTATGCATTGACGATGAAGGAAGGAAAATCAATGACTCCTATGAGCACCGCCGTTCCATGACAGCCTGCCGGGAACTGGAACAGGAATTCGGACTGCGCAACAGTGCAGATGCGGAAAGACGGAATCCGAAAGCGGAACTGAAAAAGGTGGATGTCTCACAAGGGGATATATGCCATCAGATAGGAAACACGCTGAAGGCCGTACTGGAAAGTTACCGTTTCCAAACCTTCGGCGAGTATTCAGCTCTACTTTCCACACTGAACATTGAAGCCCGACAAGTGCGGGGCGATTACAAGGGAACACCCTATACGGGTATCATCTATTCGGCTACAGACGACAGTGGAAAGGTGATCGGTCCTCCGATAAAAAGTGCAAGGTTCGGCAAGCGTTTCGGAAATACGGGACTGTCCGAACGTATGTTACGGCATACACAGGATTTCAAGGAAGGCAGATGGTCACCAGGCATATCCGCCAAGGTTATACAGGCCATACGTGGCGCAGAATCTGAACAGGAGTTCAGGGAACTGCTGAAACAGGAGCATATTGATGTGGTATTTCGTAGGAACGATACCGGACGTATCTATGGTGTCACATTCATAGACCATGAACGGCGCGAGGCATTCAACGGCTCACGTATGGGAAAAGAGTTTTCCGCCAACGTATTCAACGACCTTGTCAACCAGTGGAAAGGAATACCCTGGCAAGACAGACAACAGTCCGGTCCGGAGGAACTTTGGAAACGGTACGGCTACCGTATGGAAGAAGGCAGTGCGTTTGAACAGGCGGCAGGTATCTCCTCCTTTGAGGCAAATCCAGCAGTCGATTACGAGGAAGAAGCGTTCCGTCGCCGCATGAAACGGAAAAAGAAACCGCAGAAGCGCAAATCACGCGGTATCTGA
- a CDS encoding sigma-54-dependent transcriptional regulator — protein sequence MKILIVEDNIILCGMIEKWLQKAGYEVLTAIDEPGARSILKKNEISLVLGDVRLPEGDGISLLEWMVKNGMEVPYIVMTDYACFPDAVRAVKLGAKDYLPKPVYQEQLLELMHSLLKQPVIVRKERSFVERTSEAARKTASLARRVSPSDLSVMILGPSGSGKEVIAQMIHRYSDRRNKPFVAVNCGSIPNDLQASEFFGAVKGAFTGAVTNRKGHFETANGGTLFLDEVGNMPYSMQVLLLRVLQEKEFNPVGSDVVKRTDVRIISATNEDMKKAVCEGRFREDLYYRLAELEIVQPSLAECKEDILPLAEFFRKEHSGRFHVTNEGFAEEAKECMLYYGWPGNVRELSARIKRAVLIADEALLGAVDLGLDNVVCHNNPEICIIQEKDRICNLLDKNHGNVSRTAIELGCSRTALYKKMKKLGLK from the coding sequence ATGAAGATATTAATTGTTGAAGATAATATAATACTTTGTGGCATGATAGAGAAATGGTTGCAAAAAGCCGGTTATGAAGTGCTGACAGCAATAGATGAACCTGGGGCACGCAGTATTTTGAAAAAGAATGAAATCAGCCTGGTATTGGGTGATGTGCGCCTGCCTGAAGGTGATGGAATCAGCCTTCTGGAATGGATGGTGAAAAACGGTATGGAGGTTCCTTATATTGTCATGACGGATTATGCCTGTTTCCCGGATGCAGTCCGTGCCGTCAAACTCGGCGCAAAAGATTATCTGCCCAAACCTGTTTATCAGGAACAGTTGCTTGAACTGATGCACAGCCTGCTGAAACAGCCGGTCATTGTGCGCAAGGAACGCTCATTCGTAGAGCGTACAAGTGAAGCCGCCCGGAAGACCGCTTCGCTTGCCCGTCGTGTGTCTCCTTCAGATCTTTCGGTCATGATACTCGGTCCGAGCGGAAGTGGTAAGGAAGTGATAGCCCAAATGATCCATCGTTACAGTGACAGACGTAACAAGCCTTTTGTCGCCGTCAACTGCGGAAGTATCCCCAATGACTTGCAGGCTTCGGAATTTTTTGGTGCAGTCAAAGGTGCTTTTACAGGAGCTGTCACCAACAGGAAAGGACATTTTGAAACGGCTAATGGGGGAACCCTGTTTCTGGATGAGGTAGGCAACATGCCGTATTCCATGCAGGTTCTTCTCCTGCGTGTCCTGCAAGAGAAGGAGTTCAACCCTGTGGGAAGCGATGTCGTGAAACGGACAGATGTACGTATTATTTCAGCTACCAATGAAGATATGAAAAAGGCCGTATGTGAAGGACGTTTCCGTGAGGATCTGTATTATCGTCTGGCCGAACTGGAAATCGTACAGCCTTCGCTTGCCGAATGCAAGGAAGATATCCTTCCGCTCGCCGAGTTCTTCAGAAAGGAACATTCCGGAAGATTTCATGTTACGAATGAAGGCTTTGCGGAAGAGGCCAAAGAGTGTATGCTGTATTATGGTTGGCCGGGTAATGTGCGGGAATTGAGTGCGAGGATCAAACGTGCGGTACTTATAGCCGACGAAGCCTTGTTGGGAGCGGTTGATCTTGGACTGGACAATGTTGTTTGCCATAATAATCCGGAAATTTGTATCATTCAAGAAAAGGACAGAATATGCAATCTGCTGGATAAAAATCATGGCAATGTCAGCCGTACGGCTATAGAACTTGGTTGCAGCCGTACGGCCCTGTATAAGAAGATGAAAAAACTTGGATTGAAGTAG
- the mobA gene encoding conjugal transfer protein MobA, whose amino-acid sequence MEKKQAKRTGRKPKTDPADYKFSFRLNAQERGKFEKLFLESGARDRTIFIKKSIFSEQLKVIKVDKVSMDYYIRLGEFYRQFQAIGNNYNQVVRAVQKNFGDKRAMSLLYKLEKATLELILLNKRIMALTKEYEQKWLQR is encoded by the coding sequence ATGGAGAAAAAACAGGCTAAAAGGACAGGCAGAAAGCCGAAAACTGATCCGGCGGACTACAAGTTCAGTTTCCGTCTGAACGCGCAGGAGAGAGGCAAATTTGAGAAACTGTTTCTGGAATCCGGAGCAAGGGACAGGACAATCTTTATCAAGAAATCAATCTTTTCAGAACAGCTGAAGGTAATCAAGGTGGATAAGGTTTCCATGGACTATTATATCCGGCTCGGGGAATTTTACAGACAGTTTCAGGCAATAGGCAACAATTACAATCAGGTCGTAAGGGCCGTGCAGAAAAATTTCGGGGACAAAAGAGCGATGTCCCTGCTTTACAAACTTGAAAAGGCTACTCTGGAACTGATACTGCTCAACAAACGGATTATGGCCTTAACCAAAGAATATGAACAGAAATGGTTGCAAAGATAA
- a CDS encoding DUF3408 domain-containing protein, producing MMWIVLTVAVLVCGLLLCYVYVLSNKICSLKGQVRELNEKIGIANCFPEYSRVYLNDAPVGKGRQIRIRCGLYNKASRLIPFMAPGMSVSVYVSNIVEEHLKRHGELLKNELECFLYKDSLWKN from the coding sequence ATGATGTGGATTGTATTGACTGTTGCCGTATTGGTTTGCGGCCTGCTGTTATGTTACGTTTATGTACTGTCCAATAAGATTTGTTCACTGAAAGGACAGGTCAGAGAGTTGAATGAGAAAATAGGAATAGCGAACTGCTTTCCCGAATATAGCCGTGTGTATCTGAACGATGCTCCAGTCGGGAAAGGACGTCAGATTCGTATCCGTTGCGGTTTGTACAACAAGGCAAGCCGCCTTATTCCGTTTATGGCTCCCGGCATGAGTGTTTCAGTCTATGTGAGCAATATCGTGGAGGAACACTTGAAACGCCACGGAGAATTGCTGAAGAATGAACTTGAATGTTTTCTCTATAAGGATTCTTTATGGAAGAACTGA
- the mobC gene encoding conjugal transfer protein MobC, with the protein MQQEDDLRALAKIMEFGRAVSIFILVVHVYVYCYPSMSAWHLNLDVIDRILMNFDRTTGIFGCILWTKLMAVLLLAISCMGTIGVKGEKITWQRIWAVLTAGAVLFFMNWWLLDLPFPHEAITALYMMTLAAGYLCLLMAGLWISRLYRHNLMEDVFNMENESFMQETRLMENEYSVNLPTRFQYGGKLNDGWINVVNPFRATIVLGTPGSGKSYAVVNNYIKQMISKGFSVYIYDYKFDDLSTIAYNTLLHNMDKYKVKPHFYVINFDDPHRSHRCNPINPEFMTDISDAYEASYTIMLNLNKTWIEKQGDFFVESPIILLAAIIWYLKIYKNGIYCSFPHAVELLNKPYSDLFTILTSYPELENYLSPFMDAWKGGAQDQLQGQIASAKIPLTRMISPQLYWVMTGNDFSLDINNPKEPKILCVGNNPDRQNIYSAALGLYNSRIVKLINKKGQLKSTVIIDELPTIYFRGLDNLIATARSNKVAVCLGFQDFSQLNRDYGEKESKVIQNTVGNIFSGQVVGETAKTLSERFGKILQKRQSISINRQDVSTSINTQLDSLIPASKISNLSQGTFVGSVSDNFGEKIDQKIFHAEIIVDHAKVSAEEKAYKKIPVINSFKDNDGNDIMLLQIQRNYDQIKADAQAIINEEIERIKNDPELCERLGIESAEEERRKANGIRNEK; encoded by the coding sequence ATGCAACAGGAAGACGATTTGAGAGCCCTTGCCAAGATTATGGAATTCGGCAGGGCAGTCAGTATTTTTATTCTGGTAGTCCACGTTTATGTGTACTGCTATCCCAGTATGAGTGCCTGGCATCTGAATCTGGATGTCATAGACCGTATACTGATGAACTTTGACAGGACAACCGGTATATTCGGCTGTATCCTTTGGACAAAACTGATGGCAGTTCTTCTGCTAGCCATATCCTGTATGGGTACTATCGGAGTCAAGGGTGAAAAGATAACATGGCAGCGTATATGGGCGGTACTCACTGCCGGAGCGGTTCTCTTTTTCATGAACTGGTGGTTGCTTGACCTGCCTTTTCCGCACGAAGCGATTACTGCCCTATATATGATGACACTCGCAGCCGGTTATTTATGCCTGCTCATGGCGGGACTGTGGATCAGCAGGCTTTACAGACATAACCTGATGGAGGATGTGTTCAATATGGAAAACGAATCCTTCATGCAGGAAACAAGGCTGATGGAGAATGAATATTCGGTTAATCTGCCCACCAGATTCCAATACGGCGGCAAACTCAATGACGGCTGGATTAACGTGGTCAATCCTTTCCGTGCGACCATCGTATTGGGGACACCGGGCTCCGGTAAATCATACGCAGTGGTGAACAACTATATCAAACAGATGATTTCCAAAGGTTTCAGTGTCTATATCTATGATTATAAATTCGATGACCTTTCTACCATTGCCTACAATACCTTGTTGCACAATATGGACAAATACAAGGTAAAGCCACATTTTTACGTCATCAATTTTGATGATCCGCACCGTTCACACCGCTGCAACCCCATCAATCCGGAGTTCATGACGGACATCTCTGACGCATACGAAGCAAGCTATACCATCATGTTAAATTTGAATAAGACCTGGATCGAAAAACAGGGTGACTTCTTTGTAGAGTCTCCGATTATCCTGCTGGCAGCTATAATCTGGTATCTGAAAATATACAAAAACGGTATCTATTGCAGTTTTCCTCATGCCGTGGAACTGCTGAACAAACCTTACTCTGATTTGTTTACTATCCTGACATCCTATCCTGAGTTGGAGAATTACCTCTCCCCTTTCATGGATGCCTGGAAAGGCGGGGCACAAGATCAGTTGCAAGGCCAGATAGCTTCTGCAAAAATTCCGCTTACCAGAATGATTTCTCCACAGCTGTACTGGGTCATGACAGGTAATGATTTTTCTTTGGACATCAATAATCCGAAGGAGCCTAAAATCCTTTGTGTGGGCAATAATCCGGACCGTCAGAACATCTATTCCGCAGCGCTCGGACTGTATAATTCGAGAATCGTCAAGCTGATAAACAAGAAAGGACAGCTTAAAAGCACGGTCATTATAGATGAGCTTCCTACCATCTATTTCCGAGGACTGGACAACTTGATTGCAACGGCACGTTCCAACAAAGTGGCAGTCTGTCTGGGCTTTCAGGATTTCAGCCAGCTTAATCGTGACTACGGTGAAAAGGAAAGCAAGGTAATTCAAAATACAGTCGGCAACATATTCAGCGGTCAGGTGGTAGGTGAAACAGCTAAGACACTTTCTGAACGCTTCGGAAAGATTTTACAAAAACGTCAGTCAATATCCATCAACCGTCAGGATGTCTCCACATCGATCAACACCCAGCTGGATTCCCTGATTCCTGCATCAAAGATTTCCAATCTCTCACAAGGTACGTTTGTCGGTTCCGTATCAGACAATTTCGGTGAGAAAATTGACCAGAAGATTTTTCATGCGGAAATTATCGTGGACCATGCCAAAGTAAGTGCGGAAGAGAAGGCTTACAAAAAAATTCCGGTTATCAATTCTTTTAAGGATAATGACGGAAATGACATCATGCTCCTACAGATACAACGCAACTATGACCAAATAAAAGCGGATGCCCAGGCCATAATCAACGAGGAGATTGAACGTATCAAGAACGACCCTGAACTCTGTGAACGGTTGGGAATAGAGAGCGCGGAAGAGGAGAGAAGAAAAGCCAACGGAATACGGAACGAGAAATAA
- a CDS encoding ParA family protein, which yields MNKRPILVAFSNQKGGVGKSTVTAVLASYFNYVRGLKVAVVDCDYPQFSLEKLRGRDLKNLEKSEYHQRLFCRQFEDGSRKAYPIVTSTPEAAAEIPGKLDGDYDLIFFDLPGTVNSRGVFESVMNMDFIFTPIVKDRMVMQSSLSFVSTVQDFIGQHPEAPLKDIRLFWNRMDSRTSKELYVMYNAIVLRMGLKVFETVLPDLERFNKEMTPSSRQHFRCTLLPPSESLLKDSRLEAFAQEMERIIFPG from the coding sequence ATGAACAAACGTCCGATTCTTGTCGCCTTCAGCAATCAGAAAGGCGGTGTGGGCAAGTCCACGGTAACAGCGGTTCTTGCCAGTTATTTTAATTATGTAAGAGGTCTGAAAGTTGCTGTCGTTGACTGTGACTATCCCCAGTTCAGTCTGGAAAAACTAAGGGGAAGGGATTTGAAGAACCTTGAGAAAAGTGAGTATCACCAGCGACTTTTCTGCCGTCAGTTTGAAGACGGTTCCCGTAAGGCCTATCCGATCGTCACTTCCACGCCGGAGGCAGCCGCAGAGATTCCCGGCAAACTGGATGGCGACTATGACCTGATATTCTTCGATCTTCCCGGAACGGTGAACTCCCGTGGTGTATTCGAGTCCGTCATGAACATGGATTTTATCTTTACTCCCATTGTAAAGGACCGTATGGTCATGCAGAGCAGCCTTTCCTTTGTATCGACCGTTCAGGATTTTATTGGACAGCATCCGGAAGCTCCCCTGAAGGACATACGTTTATTCTGGAACCGTATGGACAGCCGTACTTCAAAAGAACTGTATGTAATGTATAATGCAATAGTGCTCCGTATGGGGTTGAAGGTCTTTGAAACCGTACTTCCGGATCTTGAACGCTTCAACAAGGAAATGACACCTTCTTCCAGACAGCATTTTCGCTGCACCCTTCTTCCTCCTTCCGAATCACTACTGAAAGACAGCCGTCTTGAGGCTTTTGCCCAGGAGATGGAACGTATCATATTTCCGGGATAA
- a CDS encoding DUF3408 domain-containing protein: MAKKREIFKVDEDALKDMMASESISCGKSGTDVGENVLPVTEKEKNVPEVKTQGQEKSRKTIRADPGLEEKVEMYKELFLDRKKSVHRKQTYISYDMYCRLARILPLLSDDMSVPAFLDNVLAHHLETYSEELGELFRRKTPKTF, from the coding sequence ATGGCAAAGAAAAGAGAGATATTCAAGGTGGATGAGGATGCCTTGAAGGACATGATGGCCAGTGAATCCATTTCCTGCGGTAAATCTGGAACAGATGTCGGCGAGAATGTTCTTCCTGTCACAGAAAAGGAAAAAAATGTGCCGGAAGTAAAGACACAGGGACAGGAAAAGTCCCGGAAAACGATACGCGCCGATCCCGGACTGGAAGAGAAGGTGGAAATGTATAAGGAACTGTTTCTGGACAGAAAGAAGTCCGTACACAGAAAGCAGACCTATATCAGCTATGACATGTATTGCAGGCTGGCCCGTATCCTTCCCCTTCTGAGTGATGACATGAGTGTGCCCGCTTTTTTGGATAATGTGCTGGCACACCATCTTGAGACTTACAGTGAAGAGCTTGGCGAGCTGTTTCGCCGAAAAACCCCAAAAACATTCTGA
- a CDS encoding DUF4134 domain-containing protein, with product MKRRILFSVLCVLAAAGAFAQGQGLAGINEATSLMTSYFDPATKLCYAIGAVLGLVGGIKTYGKFSSGDPDTSKTAASWFFACIFLIVAATILRSFFL from the coding sequence ATGAAGAGAAGAATCCTATTTTCAGTATTGTGTGTGCTGGCAGCGGCAGGTGCCTTCGCACAGGGACAGGGTCTTGCCGGCATCAATGAGGCTACCAGCCTTATGACTTCGTATTTCGATCCGGCCACCAAATTGTGTTATGCCATCGGAGCCGTACTCGGTCTGGTCGGCGGTATCAAGACGTATGGCAAGTTCAGCAGCGGCGATCCCGATACGTCCAAGACTGCGGCGAGCTGGTTCTTCGCCTGCATCTTCCTGATTGTGGCCGCCACCATTCTCCGTTCCTTCTTCCTGTAA
- a CDS encoding DUF4122 family protein produces the protein MEELIYFCVRIVCIGYLLYSVYGWRRRIETVCTLLYGKPCVKKEKKETVVTESAVSDTEVMGSTRYVYLDENAGKTAAPFMSQPLERNFIGEEEDVQQEDVECNLQLDKMKLLQEVQEDLDAESPEVESVSPVLSSRDMEVLGEYLTHQDEADHEKAMQAARVLFSIRQTSLIDVFLSNMENSAIVEELIDRYLDEDGNPKPLKVKDGNEPSDEWRKYI, from the coding sequence ATGGAAGAACTGATATACTTCTGTGTACGGATTGTCTGTATAGGCTATTTGCTGTACAGCGTGTATGGCTGGAGAAGGCGTATCGAAACTGTTTGTACCCTGCTTTATGGGAAACCTTGCGTGAAGAAGGAAAAGAAAGAAACTGTCGTAACGGAATCTGCGGTTTCAGATACAGAAGTGATGGGAAGTACCCGTTATGTCTATCTGGACGAGAATGCCGGAAAGACTGCCGCTCCCTTCATGAGCCAGCCACTTGAAAGGAATTTTATCGGTGAGGAGGAGGATGTGCAGCAGGAAGATGTGGAATGCAACCTTCAGCTGGATAAGATGAAACTCCTGCAGGAAGTCCAGGAAGACCTTGATGCGGAGTCTCCCGAAGTGGAATCCGTATCACCTGTTCTGTCCAGCAGGGACATGGAAGTACTCGGCGAATATCTGACACATCAGGATGAAGCCGACCATGAGAAGGCCATGCAGGCAGCCCGTGTCCTGTTCTCCATCAGGCAGACCAGCCTGATTGACGTGTTCCTTTCCAATATGGAGAATTCCGCGATTGTAGAGGAACTGATAGACAGGTATCTTGATGAGGACGGCAATCCTAAACCGCTTAAAGTAAAGGATGGGAATGAACCGTCTGACGAGTGGCGGAAATATATCTGA
- a CDS encoding DUF4133 domain-containing protein produces MDYRINKGAGRPIEFKGLKSQYLFFFAGGLVSVFLAVVVLYMAGVSQLVCLSFGAVSGSLAVWLTFRMNARYGEHGLMKMLAEKRHPRYLSARRRIFSALTKKKRKK; encoded by the coding sequence ATGGATTACCGTATCAACAAAGGAGCAGGTCGTCCGATTGAGTTCAAGGGCTTGAAATCACAGTACCTGTTCTTTTTTGCCGGAGGCCTTGTATCGGTCTTTCTTGCGGTGGTTGTCCTGTATATGGCCGGTGTCAGCCAGCTGGTATGCCTGTCTTTCGGAGCAGTATCCGGTTCCCTGGCCGTATGGCTGACCTTCCGCATGAATGCCCGCTACGGTGAGCACGGGCTGATGAAGATGCTGGCCGAGAAACGCCATCCGCGCTATCTGTCAGCCCGTCGCAGAATATTCAGTGCATTAACCAAAAAGAAGAGAAAGAAATGA